The segment TCCAGGTGGAACACGCCGGGACCTCCCGGAAGATCACCCGGCGGAAGGTGGACAATATTCATGGCACCGGCGCCCAGGTCCTGGCCACCTGCTGCCCGGGATGCAACCTGACCATTTCCAATCATCTGGATCCGGAGCGGAAAGTGGAAGTGATGCACCCCGTGCAGCTTCTGCGGCTCGCGCTCGACGGGGATTGAATCAGGCCGGCGTTTCGCCCGTCTCCGGGCATCCCGGCTCCGCGCACGGGAAGCACACGGTCGCCAGCGCCCCTTTCCCGGGGGCGCCGGCGATCCAGATGAATCCCCCCGACCGCTTCACGAATCCGTAGGCGGAAGACAACCCCAGACCGGGGGCGCCCTGCTTCGTCGTGAAGAACGGTTCGAAAACGCGGGCCCGGCACTCCGCGTCCATTCCCACGCCCGTGTCCCGGACGGTCAGCGCGGTGTAGGATCCCGGCGCGACCTTCACGCCGTGGCGGAGGCGGCAACGGCCGGATTCGATCCCGGAGGTCTTCACGACCAGCCGTCCCCCGCGGGGCATCGCCTCGCAGGCGTTGGCGACCAGGTCCAGCAGGAGGCCCTCCGCCTGGCCGGGATCCGCGTATATCCTCCGGGCGGCCGGGTCCAGCCTCGTTTCGAAGTCGATCCCCGGCCCGATCACGCTCATGATGCGGGGCGCCATGCC is part of the Thermodesulfobacteriota bacterium genome and harbors:
- a CDS encoding ATP-binding protein, translated to MQRGYLSTHRQDAVAAPEAVLSVDARYEQIVRIVGAFAHHFNNLLTPVLGYADLILARPSCAPETCSDAETILRAAERAASMIDRLLNFAGRSRLNPQLLDLNALVSGMAPRIMSVIGPGIDFETRLDPAARRIYADPGQAEGLLLDLVANACEAMPRGGRLVVKTSGIESGRCRLRHGVKVAPGSYTALTVRDTGVGMDAECRARVFEPFFTTKQGAPGLGLSSAYGFVKRSGGFIWIAGAPGKGALATVCFPCAEPGCPETGETPA